One window of the Mytilus galloprovincialis chromosome 14, xbMytGall1.hap1.1, whole genome shotgun sequence genome contains the following:
- the LOC143058146 gene encoding uncharacterized protein LOC143058146, protein MSKRGLQATWNFHESGHGKGVPDGVGGTLKRTANDLVLRGKDITSAKSFVERIQEQESLVMLYEVVKEHIAEKTHLLASQNLKAVPGTFKLHQIRTSICGEIWYRDVSCTCVESCSEYGHNWKKAVLIVNSKHVQEKDREDSNLRGLIPEESGSKKSEEDKEAKTKYKKSCDHQEPDEYVPKDSDSSTREAFFLKTSNNLASCTTFTDVHKMCTKIQNEIERQQFNIDYNYFPSILNTGISVDEDSLQIFPRDISQKELLELTPVRIGADGNCLPYTGSVFAFGDQKRAEEIRVRMIIEQTIFKDCYLDQDYLKRGTDNSYTNNALSKTYAMYSDEYIPNERLSLRKVEMVYQKEVIKITKNRSYMGIWQLFSLSSILCRPLFSVYPMLGNPNVRNDLHRLILPRQNIGLETAYVMWTSTRTDMNEKNWVPNHFVAALKDIEMEEKDTIENVDPNDVTPHYLVDRYVLVEYDNKPYPGRVIDCDEAEKLEF, encoded by the exons ATGTCAAAACGAGGATTACAGGCTACTTGGAATTTTCATGAGAGTGGACATGGGAAAGGGGTCCCTGATGGTGTTGGTGGCACACTAAAGAGAACAGCAAACGATTTAGTTTTACGTGGAAAGGACATCACAAGTGCAAAGTCTTTTGTGGAGAGAATTCAAGAGCAAGAATCCTTGGTGATGCTGTATGAAGTTGTAAAAGAACATATTGCAGAAAAAACACATCTACTAGCATCTCAGAATCTAAAAGCTGTACCTGGAACATTCAAATTGCATCAGATAAGAACGTCAATATGTGGGGAAATTTGGTACAGAGATGTCAGCTGCACATGTGTTGAGAGTTGTTCGGAATATGGACATAATTGGAAAAAAGCAGTATTAATAGTAAATAGCAAACATGTCCAAGAAAAAGATAGAGAAGACAGCAATTTGAGAGGGCTAATTCCAGAAGAAAGTGGTTCGAAAAAGAGTGAAGAAGATAAAGAagctaaaacaaaatataaaaaatcctgTGATCATCAAGAACCTGATGAATATGTCCCTAAAGATTCAGATTCTAGTACCAGAGAAGCATTCTTCTTAAAGACTTCAAATAATTTGGCAAGTTGTACAACTTTTACTGATGTACACAAAATGTGCACCAAGATACAGAACGAGATAGAAAGACAACAGTTCAACATAGATTACAACTATTTTCCATCTATTTTGAATACAGGCATCAGTGTTGATGAGGATTCTCTTCAAATATTTCCAAGGGATATTTCTCAGAAGGAATTACTTGAATTGACTCCTGTTAGGATTGGAGCGGATGGTAATTGTCTACCTTATACAGGCAGTGTATTTGCCTTTGGTGACCAGAAAAGAGCAGAAGAGATTCGGGTCAGAATGATTATTGAACAGACTATTTTCAAGGATTGCTACCTAGACCAAGATTATCTTAAACGGGGTACAGATAATTCATATACAAACAACGCTTTGTCAAAGACTTATGCCATGTACTCAGATGAGTATATTCCAAATGAAAGACTATCTTTGCGAAAAGTGGAAATGGTATACCAAAAGGAAgtaataaaaattacaaagaacAGGTCTTATATGGGAATCTGGCAACTGTTTTCACTTTCAAGTATTTTGTGCAGACCATTATTTTCTGTGTATCCTATGCTAGGCAATCCAAATGTTCGCAATGATCTTCATAGGTTAATCCTACCTAGACAAAACATAGGCCTTGAAACAGCTTATGTAATGTGGACATCAACAAGAACAGATATGAATGAGAAAAACTGGGTTCCAAATCATTTTGTAGCAGCTTTGAAAGATATTGAAATGGAGGAAAAGGATACTATTGAGAATGTTGATCCAAATGATGTAACACCCCATTACCTAGTCGATCGTTATGTTCTCGTTGAATATGACAATAAGCCATATCCTGGCAGAGTAATAGATTGTGATGAAGCTGAA aAGTTAGAGTTCTAA